Part of the Nothobranchius furzeri strain GRZ-AD chromosome 2, NfurGRZ-RIMD1, whole genome shotgun sequence genome, AGGAAAGCGGCTGGATCTGACTGGATCTTTAACTCGTGTGGCGCGTTTAACTGAGAAAGACACGAGAAGAGGGGctgtaaataacacaagcccactCCATTTGCTGGAAAACGCTCTGTGCAGAATGACTAATGGCAGGATGGAGGTAGGTGGGGGCAGCTACCAAATTATGTAATACTCAAGACCTGTTCGTTTGTGCAAGATGAAATTACATGACAAGTACACAGGAGCAGAGTTCAAAACATTGATTggcacaaaaaacaaaacaaacaaacaaaaaaactcagCTTGGAAACAAGGTTTGAGTCCACTCTGGTGTTCTACGGGGTCGACGGTAAGAATCGGCTGAATGATGAGGATCCTGAAGTGCCACCACTTCAGAGAGTGTGGTAATTACGGTCCTGGGATTTGCAGAACTTGTACAGGAAGAAGATAACGGCCTGCAGGCCCATCACCAGCACTATTCCCCCGATGAAGCTTGCAGCGTCAAACGTTGAGTTTTTGTGAGGGGGGGCTGTTGTGGTGTTTGGTACTACAATAAAAACAGACCACAGAAATCAGATTATTCTGGTTAAAATTATAATCCGACATACAGAACAGGACTTACATGAAGTGGAGGTTGTGTTAGGATTCGGTGCGACAGTAGTAACTGTTGAATTGTCTGAAAACAAGTCACAGTGAGAGAAAACACATTAGTTATGGCTGATTTGGCAGCATCGCTTAGTACTTCAGTGGCTTGTcagtgaaatgaaatgaacatCCTGGTTACGGAGACCTAAACGTACATTTATTCCCCACAGGAAGATACAAGCAGCTTCATCCTCAACCCAAACTGCCGTGCCTGGTAGTGATTCATACTGAACAGGGTAAAAGATCCCCAGCATATTAAAATCAAACAGCATTGGCATCCCCGCTGCTATAAAAAAACTACAGAACACCGGTGACCGCCAGAGACAGAACGTGaaaaaatatggaaatatttggtGACTTTGATACATTTGCCGGATGTTGAGCACACGATGTGAAAACGTGCTTGTTGCAGTTTGGTCACAAACTAACATTTCTGATGTGCAGAAATGAAATGAAGAGTTTCAGATGAGTTACAGAAGCCCTCAACGACCCTGTGAATATTTTGAGAAGACATTTATTGCGTTCCCGACAGCGAGAAGTAAGGAAGTCGGGAATCTTCGTTAACTCTTTTATTCTTCTATAACAAAAACTTTCCACAACTGACAGCAGAAGCTCCACTAAATACGCAAACAAGGCAGATCTAAATTTCTCAGCTACTCtttttaaaacaaacatttagaAGTTGAGGTTCTGCAACAAGACTGTGAGGCTTCTGAGGAAGAACATCTGACACAAACGACTTGGCGGTTGCTACGGTGACGCTTGCATCACTCAGATTTGACCCAAACCGAAGTGAAAAGGTCGACCTGTACCTGGCTTCCAACATCTCCCTCAATAAAGAAGATCACTAGGAAGTGGCGACATTCTTAAGGACACGGCGAGCTACACGAAACACAGAACAGCTGAGGCTTTAAGGCAACAGTTACCTGTGGTATTGGTGTTAGAGGTGGTGGTGACAACAGTGGAATGAGGAGAAGTAGTCGTGGAAGGGGTGGCTGGAGGTGGGGTGGTTGTCGTATTATTAGCTGGACAGAGAACCAACACCAAGACACCGTGTATAAAAGACAGCAAGACAaaagcacccaaaagacaagtttaGCCAACAGATGAAAGACCCAACAGTTACCAGCATCACCTTATGGCGCTTAagcgccattcccatctgtaccgggtcggcccgggccgggtagcgtaggttgtttacatatctgggtggcctggtatttttccgggccaaccaaggctcattctcagccctcttctcgagggggtctgcttcaggccaaccagggccaacacacccactgctgacagcaaattcacaccttccattagagcaagcctctgattggtgggtagaatcagcccacatgggcttaaggcatgctcaattcattatcattcattatcatgttgATTACCcagaagcaaggatgtgtggaaacaaccgggccaggctggggccgactggggctacccggcctgggccgacccggtacagatgggaatgacgTCTTAGACATTGGCGTGggggtttggtcgggctggatggcgtgagttcggGCTGGtacgggcggtgtagtgttcatATATAAATTTGAGGGACTTCTCAAGAATGCGTTAATTCCCGAGCTTGTGGGCGGCGCTTAATACGCGCGGGAAAGTCCActccataaggtaaacaaaggtGGACATGAgcggtgttgcttttggagactctgaaccacattattttattaatt contains:
- the cd164 gene encoding sialomucin core protein 24 isoform X1 yields the protein MYMKVVFFAVTMALIGAAFTTDADECSSSSSCQNCGNSTFCQWINCTTNLPYCNVTQEGCTNISCVANNTTTTPPPATPSTTTSPHSTVVTTTSNTNTTDNSTVTTVAPNPNTTSTSLPNTTTAPPHKNSTFDAASFIGGIVLVMGLQAVIFFLYKFCKSQDRNYHTL
- the cd164 gene encoding sialomucin core protein 24 isoform X2; translated protein: MYMKVVFFAVTMALIGAAFTTDADECSSSSSCQNCGNSTFCQWINCTTNLPYCNVTQEGCTNISCVDNSTVTTVAPNPNTTSTSLPNTTTAPPHKNSTFDAASFIGGIVLVMGLQAVIFFLYKFCKSQDRNYHTL